The segment gttgctaaaagcggcgtgaaactcaattcactcactcactctaaagccAATGAAATCATAATCTTTAATGCGACCTTATTTGCCCGTTCACATGTAATCCCGTTTCTACGAAGAGCGACCGTTGTGTCAATCAAAGAAACGATTTTCACCCAACAATATATACCACTCAACGAAACATAAGAACACTGGATTCCTTTAGTACTATAGTTTATATACTTTagtatatactttatatactATAGTTTATTGTGAAAGAATCGGGTCTTCTCTAACTatttttgagtagtatacattTTATCTTCTTAACTTTAATTACTTCGTTCCATATTTTAACCACAAGttggtgactgagtgagtttagttttatattgcgtttaacagtattccagcattatcaggatgggggacaccagaaatagcatTCACATGTTGTaaccatgcggggaatcgaactcgggtctttggcAAGAAGAGCGCCAAACCACTAGGTTACACCACCGCCTCAGTTTTACTGGGGATTAAACTATAAGTTTGAGAAGCATATAACTTTATGGATTGCAAGTTCTTGGTTATTACCTTGagtgacgtttcgatgtagattcttacatcgttatcaagctaaataACGATTGATAATCATAGAAACATCGCTCAACGTAATACAAGAAGTGGTGATCTATAAACTGATATATTTCATTAATAGAGTCTACGGTATGTCTACATCTGAccatggggcggtggggtagcctagttgttaaaacaatccatttctggtgttccccgccgtgatattgctgaaatattcctaaaatcggaataaaactaaactcacccaatTACTGCATTTGtcaatgattgatatcatggTTAGTAAAACAATGTCATATCATGGTTAGTAAAATAATGTCATATCATGGTTAGTAAATCAATGTCATATCATGGTTAGTAAAATAATGTCATATCATGGTTAGTAAAATTGTTAGTAAAATAATGTCATATCATGGTTAGTAAAATAATGTCATAATAAACATCATAGTTTGTTTTATTTGACCATGATTAATAACAAGTAATATCAAGTTTAGCAAGATAGTATCATAATAAACATAACCGTAGGCTATAATTACGTTCAGCAAGACGTtgtcataaaaaaaacccataactGTAGGCTGTAAATATGTTCGATACATTATCATAATAAACATCACTGTAGGCTGTAAATATGTTCGATACATTATCATAATAAACATCACTGTAGGCTGTAAATATGTTCGATACATTATCATAATAAACATCACTGTAGGCTGTAAATATGTTCGATACATTATCATAATAAACATCACTGTAGGCTGTAAATATGTTCGATACATTATCATAATAAATATCACTGTAGGCTGTAAATATGTTCGATACATTATCATAATAAACATCACTGTAGGCTGTAAATATGTTCGATACATTATCATAATAAACATCACTGTAGACTGTAAATATGTTCGATACATTATCATAATAAACATCACTGTAGGCTGTAAATATGTTCGATACATTATCATAATAAACATCACTGTAGACTGTAAATATGTTCGATACATTATCATAATAAACATCACTGTAGGCTGTAAATATGTTCGATACATTATCATAATAAACATTACTGTAGACTGTAATTACGTTCAGCCATATACTGTCATAATAAACTTTACTGCAGGTTGTAATTCAGTTCAGCAAGACATTATCATAATAATATCTTGCAAGTCGTAGTATCACAACACACAATTGTTGAAAACATATATCACCTGAAATAAAGTAAAGCAGAAATGTATTCCATACGTAATAAATCAGGGCCAAGATCTTCGACGcttgcgacacagagattacatcttccttgctgtaactcgcgtttgatggtgtaagcctacacatgttatttgtcatcattctcttgatagTCAGTTAattaatttataacaggtatggttagtggtaacaccactcaggttactcaacaaaggttcccatttggcatttctcctgtctggggTAAATACTCAGCAGAGttataaaacaaacatcgatcaaaggattaaccgataacacactgattgattaattacttttatcttctacagcggatttgtcaaaaggcagtgtgtgttgatgtactaatctatgctGACTataccctgtcgtaaagtgcgagtgtaaaaacaacatcatcccttcaaagaattaaccatcattgcgttgattgattaaTTGCTTATTTTTGGTTAAcaaaattacttagaatggcggacatcgcccaattagttgccaggtgtgctatcttgggtgaccaatgaaaggtttatcaggttttcaccaatgtgaaagacgtgaaacgatgtgtcactttttcgcaaattagaatGTTGTAAGAAATACGACATAGAGCaagattatttaccagcttcagatgaatggaatatcgttctttaaGGTGgttattgatggatacattcctgaacaaggtattAGTCTGACATTGTTGTTaaaaaattagtctgttttaaattcattatttgcattttgttttaatttatttcttgtagcattcagcagaatctgtatgaaagaaaacacacattagatcgcgtatgtgtgtgaaataggattcaCATtcttggcaatctatacaatgtataaatgttgctgtcatgttagaaatttactataagtataagcagaccgtgtgttattttatcaattttcaaaatcatacaaatatgacaataaactaattagggttatgaggcaaaatatagagacgtattttggcttcgttattttcccgtcctaatagttttttttaccatttctaccactggcagatgattaacctgcAAAgtgtgggagacaccagaaataggtctCACAATTtgcaaccatgtggggaatcgaactcgggtctttggcaagacgagcgaacgctttaaccactaggttacaccAACGCTTCAGTTTTACTGGGGATACACTAAGTTTGTGAAGCATGAATTTCCACACACCTGTACACTGCTCAGTCAGTTATGCAACCTGACACTCGTGGTTTTTTTAGCGTTGCTTTTTTCAGATCCGAAATGTAATTTAGATCCATTGTTAATTTAGGAACAACCTTCCTTTAGTGAAAAATCGATCGCTACGATTAAATGAGAGAGATTGTTGTTCACTCAACACATGTAGCCTTCCATATACATGTCGCGCTCTTCATCGTAATTTCACTAATATGTGTACGAAATAACTTCTTAAATTGTTTTATACACGTTATTTCACATTAACACTCATGAAACAAGTTATTAAACAGTATAATAGATATCAAAACTATACATACTTCAAAACATTACAACAACCTGTATCGAAATGTCGAGAATTAAAGAAATTGTGATCCATTTATATTTGTTCTATAAGacgtccaacttctaaaaatgccaCACAAAGACGTCATTGTTTAATAGCAAGTTAATTTTATTGCTTTCAACCATCCAAATGGTTCTGAACGTGTGGATGAATGCTGTAGAACTAACTTTGATGATCACAACTGCATCTGTTTCAAGagtgcttgacaacggtacaagaatgtTTATCGAAACTTCACACTCACGAAATGTAAAGATTTTATCCATAACTTTTTGTCCACATTGTAATTCTCAATTTCTAAAACACCACTGAAAgactgtgaaggtccggggtagaataggctttcatcaacccatgcttgccacaaatggcgactttgcttgtcgtaagaggcgactaacgggatcgggtggtcaggctcgctgacttggttgacacgtgtcatcggttcccagttgcgcagatcgatgctcatgttgatgatcactggatgttctggtccagactcgtttatttacagaccgccgccatatagctggaatattgctgtgtgtggcgtaaaacccaactcattcactcactgcatCGTATTGCCGATATACCGGTTTATCGCAATACGCTTTTCCAACGATACCCATTGCAATGATTATTCTGAGAATCTGTACATTGGGTAAAGAACATAGATAAAATTTCTGTGCTTATCGTTTTGGTTTAAATCAAAATCTAACCAGTCTTTCAGTCACAACGAATGTTTGCCTTCGTCATTCAATGATAATGAGACACTGTAATAcaataaattgaaaaagaaCATGAAAATCATGTCTATGCAACCtaattttaaattttttaatttttaaatttcCTGTTATCGAAACCATTACATATACAGTATGTTTAGGAACTTATGTTGTAGAAATTAGGACTGACATGCATATAATtagtgtcactcactgtcaaacactggGAAAGGTCCCAATATATTGCAACACGTATCGCAATATACTGCTTTACAATTCATGTGCCAGTACGCAGCTCTATGAATGAATGTTCTTGTATTTTTTCACCTAAGCGAGGAATACTCCAGCAATTCAAGTCACGCGAAAGTTGCAGTCCTTTAAATGAAAATGTCAGTGTTCACCTGCTGTTAATCAATAATATCTGATGCCAAGAGCATATATATTATGCTGGTGCCAAGATCGGGAAAACACCCTTGCCGTTAACACAATGGAGGTTTCCCAACTGATCTTGATAAAGTACGTCGTACGCATGTTAAGCATCAACAATATATTTTTTAGATTAAAAAACCAATAcgagttgtctgtatttgatCCTAATTAATGTCATGTTCGGTAGAATTATAACATAATATCGGGTCCTGGTTGATTAGCACATCGTTTGAAAACTTGCTTAGCAAAATAGTATCACAATAAACACTACCACTTGTTTAATAGGCATTCTAGAGGTTGGTGAGCCGAAAATGAagcatacagctttatggattacaacttcttgttaaTTACGTTGAGAGACGTTTTGATGTAGATTCCTACATAGTTATTAAGCTACAAatcttgtttattacgttgagcgacgttttgatgtagattcttacatcgttatcaagctacaaatcttgtttattacgttgagcgacgttttggtgtagattcttacatcgttatcaatCTACAAatcttgtttattacgttgagcgacgttttggtgtagattcttacatcgttatcaagctacaaatcttgtttattacgttgagcgacgttttggtgtagattcttacatcgttatcaagctacATAATGATACCGACGTAAGAACGCCATCGAAACAAGAGCAAACAAGAAGTTATAATCTGAATTTATAAACTGATATATTTCATTAATAAACACTGTCTATGTCTATATTTGACCACAgagcgatggggtagccaagtggttaaaacgtctgctcgttacgccgaagacccagggtcgattccccacatggatacaatgtgtgagacccatttctggtgtcccccggcgTTATATTGCTGGACGATTCCTAAAaccgacgtaaaactaaactcactaaattacTGCATTTGTGCATGGTTGATATCTTGTGAATTCAAGGTTAATAAAATAATGTCACAATAAACATCATGGTTTTTTCTTTATCATGATTAATAACAACTAAAACCAAGTTCAGGAAGATATCACCGTAATAAACATCACTGCAGGTTGTATTTAAGTTGATCAATATATTATGAATGGTAAACATAACTGCAGGTTGTGATTATGTTAAGCAAAGATATTATCAATGATAAACCTAACTGCAGGTTGTAATTAGGTTCAGCAAAGATATTATCATAATAAACATCACGGTAGGTTGTAATTAGGTTCAGCAAAGATATTATCATAATAAACATCACGGTAGGTTGTAATTAGGTTCAGCAAAGATATTATCAATGATAAACATAACTGCAGGTTGTAATCAAGTTCAGCAAAGACATTGTCAATGATGAACCTAACTGCAGGTTGTAATTTAGTTCAGCAAAGATATTTCATAACAAACATCACTGTAGGTTGTAATTAAGTTCAACAAGACATTATCATAAGAAAAATTACTGAAGGTAGTGTGTGACCATGACTAATGCCATGCGGAAACAAATACAGAAAGTGTGTAGTATCACAACACACAGTCcgtttttgaaaaaatatatcatgaagTGAAACAAAAAAGTATCCGATACGTAATAAACCAgggccaagattttcgaagctctcttagctctaggatagtcgtaagtgccatacaatAACATTGacgtacgactatcttagcgctaagagatcttcgaaaatctgggtGCTGGGTCCCGTTCCTCAGTGCGATCGTAGCGcaaagacagtcgtaagtctatgttaaagtatgggagtcacgactgtcgtaagtctatgttaaagtatgggcgTTACGACTTTCGTAAGGCTATGTTAAAGTAAAagcgttacgactgtcgtaagtctacgtTAAAGTAAAagcgttacgactgtcgtagctctACCAACACCTTGACTAACGGGGCACAGGTGATTAATCCAgctagtcgccccttacgacatgcatgggttaccgaagatcaACTGTAACCACGATATTGTGTCACACATTTGATAACTCGAACTGTGGTCCCTTTACTTTCGACACAACGGTGTTTTGCTGTATTTATATGTCTGTGTCTTCAGGTGTCCTGGCAACCTTCGGCAACGTGGTTGTTCTACACATCTTCTACAAAAACAAGAAGCTtctgaaaaatccccagaaTCTATTCATCCTTAATCTAACAATATCGGACCTTGGTATCTCACTGTTTGGGTACCCCCTGACCACTACGTCCTGTTTTGCGCAGCGATTTTTGTATGGAGAAATCGGATGTCTCATCCAAGCCTTCACGACCTTCATCCTGGCCTTGTCGGACATGAAAACCTTGGTCGGGCTCAGTGTATACCGTTACATCTATATGTGTTGGCCACACCTGAGTAAGTACATGTTACTCATTCTATCGGTATTCTTTCTAACGATACGATATCCTTGTCCGATATCCTGTCGTTTTACGTATCGGTGATCGTTTCACAAtactatcgtagcgctacgacagtcgtaagtctagtTATAGGGGCACATTTGGGAAAATTATCGTAgcactacgacagtcgtaagtctagtTATAAGGGCACATTTGAGAAAAttatcgtagcgctacgacagtcgtaagtctagtTATAGGGGCACATTTGAGAAAAgtatcgtagcgctacgacagtcgtaagtctagtTATGGGGGCAAATTTGAGAAAAgtatcgtagcgctacgacagtcgtaagtctgttaCAGGGGCCCGTTTGAGAAAAGTATCGTAGTGCTATGACTGCCGTAAGTCTTTGTTACAGGGACCCGTTTGAGAAAACTATCGTAGCGTTACAGCTGTCGTAGCTCATTGTTACAGTGCCCCGTTTGAGAGAGCTATCGCAGAGCCACGCCAGTCGTAAGTTAAcgttaaagtatgagagttacaaTCATCTTAACGCTACCATCGCTTTATAGTAGGCACGACAGTAGTTAGGATAGTTTTGTAAAGCGGGACCCGGGTACACAGCAGCTTACGACCTCGAGTAATGGAATTGAGAGTATGTCCTTCAACGTCTGCAGTCATATTGGAATATTGTAAATAGCgccataaaaccttactcacatACCATCACTCAATTTATCATAGATCCGGTCTGGGACCCTGTGCACAAAGAAATAGTGGCACTAAGGCATCGTAACAGCCATACCTTCACAATGACTTAAGACAACAGTTAATCTACGATGTCCTTGGGGTAGTATCCTTATTCCAGGTACATCTTCTCTAGACGCATCTTCAGCTCCTTATTAGGCCGTAGGCTAGATCTATCTATCTAGGAATTACACCAATTACTAAGCAtgtaggatacgatgacatgtatcattaagtcagcgaacctgtccatccgatcccgttagtcgcctcttacgacaagcacagtcgcctcttacgacaagcatggtcgcctcccacgacaagcacagtcgcctcttacgacaagcacagtcgcctcttacgacaagcatggtcgcctcttacgacaagcatggtcgcctcccacgacaagcacagtcgcctcttacgacaagcacagtcgcctcttacgacaagcacagtcgcctcttacgacaagcacagtcgcctcttacgacaagcacagtcgcctcccacgacaagcatggtcgcctccCACGACAAGCATGTctcctcttactacaagcatgggctgctgaagatcagttctaacccggatcttcacgggtcccaaatCTATTTATAATTTTGCTCAGTTAACTATGGTTTATAGTTTACCTGTTTAAAATGCATAATTAGAATGACCAGTGCGTTTGTATAACCCTAAGcgatatcattattattattactattcaCATTGCTATCACGAACAGTTTATTATACTGATCTCCAGACACAACACAGTCTAGAATATTCAGTAAAATATCAGTTGATAGGATTAACTGATGTCACCACCGGCATGTGTAGTTATCGATATATACGTGCCCGTCCAAAGAGAATATCTGAAATGACGTCAATATGGATTACACGTTAACCATaataaaatcataaaatccatATAATAAGATGATTAACATCATAAATCGCAGATATTAATTGAATCCACTGTTGCCAGTCTAGGTTAAATAGTAATGATGTACCACTAGGATTTAACTAATCTCTTCTCTAATGTTACATCCCGCAGGAGTCAAACGGGTAACTAATTAACATTAGGACTTTGACGTGGACAGGACTGCCGTTGCCTCTATCAAACACGGGCTGAAACCAGTTTGCGCACATATTTGCGATAGTATTTGCGGTTTACACGGCTGGTCGAGTTACCATCATTAAAAAGGGACCAGCGAATGTCAAAACTGTGCCTTTCGTGCGAAGCATGCATACATCGGATATATTAAACCATCTATAGCTTCTTTTTCAAAGAAAGTCAGGACGTTGCTGACAATTTATCAACGTTGAGATGCCAAACATCAGCCGTGTCTCGGCTGTTCGGAGAAGTTAACACATCCACTGAcaaatatcattattattattctgtAGTGCTTTGAGCGCCTACGTAATACTTTGATTGAGTATTGTAAAGATTttcattactattattattcTCGCAATGTAAACCGACTTTTCAACCATTTTAGGCATGTAATCGACTGGTTGTTAACCCTGATATTAACATTCGCTTACATTCCGATTACAAGAACATTTGCTACTGAAGTGATTGTAAATTTTCATTCTTAACATCCACTGCCAAAAAATAAACGTCTATTTCACTGTCCCCAAGAAGCGTTACTCACAGTTAAGCATTACAAGAATACCTGCCCTTACAAACGAGATAAATTGCATTAGACGGCCAGGGGCTcgtttcacgaagcaaccttaattaaggttaaccttaacaacctttctttaacactgcactaaggttaccttagtgacttgcAATCGCCTTAGTGCTTTGTAAGGGAGGCGCTGGTTACTAAAATCAGATCCTTCTATAAAATGTGTAGAAGTGCGTAATGGTGAGTGAGAATggtcttacgccgcttttagcaaaagtCCATCAAAATCTGAGCGGAGGGCCACAGAAGTTGGTTCTATACATTGTAACAATACacaaaatgttgaatattttgtgTGTGGACGTTTTGGTATAGTCAGTGATGAACTATATCGCATAGTAAATGATTACCTATATCGCATAGTCAGTGATGAACTACATCGCATTGTCAGTGATGAACTATATCGCATAGTCAGTGATGAACTACATCGCATAGTCAGTGATGAACTATATCGCATAGTCAGTGATGAACTACATCGCATAGTCAGTGATGAACTACATCGCATAGTAAATGATTACCTATATCGCATAGTCAGTGATGCACTACATCGCATAGTCAGTGATGAACTACATCGCATAGTCAGTGATGAACTATATCTCATAGTCAGTGATGAACTACATCGCATAGGAAATGATTACCTATATCGCATAGTCAGTGATGAACTACATCGCATAGTCAGTGATGAACTATATCGCATAGTCAGTGATGAACTACATCGCATCGTCAGTGATGAACTATATCGCATAGTAAATGATTACCTATATCGCATAGTCAGTGATGAACTACATCGCATAGTCAGTGACGAACTATATCGCATAGTCAGTGATGAACTACATCGCATAGTCAGTGGTGAACTACATCGCATAGTCACTGGTGAACTACATCGCATAGTCACTGGTGAACTACATCGCATAGTCAGTGATGAACTACATCGCATTGTCAGTGATGAACTATATCGCATAGTCAGTGGTGAACTACATCGCATAGTCAGTGGTGAACTACATCGCATAGTCAATCATGAACGTCATGACAAGAGCCCATGATGAAAGAAAGGGCGTAGTCCATTGTTCATCATCCTTACTGTATGCCTTGCAGGGAATAGGTTGGCATTGCTCTGCAAGATAAACAACATGTATTTATATAAGATCGGATAATACGAAGGGTTATTTCGGTCTTGTACATGTTTTGCAACACCATAATGAAATCATACtatgatattgaaaagtggTGACGTATTATACGTCATCCTATTCATAGCATAAAGAAGCTGCATTGCTAGTGCAAAGATTAGACTGACtcttatatataattttgagaAACAAACAACgccttttaaattgaaaaggagcgaTTCACGAACTAGGAGATAATTTTTCACAAACTAGTTCAAAAATGCGAAGAACTACAGAATGAGatttaaattcaaatttatcCCTTGCAGAGCATCGATTGACTGTCGACTTCACGAAAAAGGTGATAGCGGGTTTGTGGTTGTACTCGCTCTTTTGGGCTGTGATGCCTTTGGTGGGTTGGAGCCGGTACGCCCTGGAACCTTTCGGGACTTCGTGCAGCATCGACTGGACTCTGAGAACCATAAATGGCCGAACCTACACTTCGGCTCTCATCTTCTTTTGCTTCGTTGTCAATATTGGCATCATTGGGTTCAGTTACTGGAACGTCGTACGTACATCGAGACGACTCATGAGGCGACTTCGCACAACGATGGCCTCCATCAGCATAGAAGAAGCAGTCGAACAGAGGAATATCTCAAAGGAGGACAGGCTCGTCTGGGTAAGTCGTGTTGATGTGAACGGTGCTTCGGGAATATTTCAGGAGGAAGCACATTCCATCTGGGTTAGTCACAGGTTAGATTGAGTAAGTCGCGTTGATGTGAACGGGGCTTCGGGAATATTTCAGGAAGAAGCACATTCCATCTGGGTTTGTCACAGGCTAGATTGAGTAAGTCGCGTTGATGTGAACGGGGCTTCGGGAATATTTCAGGAAGAAGCACATTCCATCTGGGTTAGTCACAGGTTAGATTGAGTAAGTCGCGTTGATGTGAACGGGGCTTCGGGAATATTTCAGGAAGAAGCACATTCCATCTGGGTTAGTCACAGGTTAGTCGTGTTGATGTGAACGAGGCTTCGGGAATATTTCAGGAGGAAGCACATTCCATCTGGGTTAGTCACAGGTTAGATTGAGTAAGTCGCGTTGATGTGAACGGGGCTTCGGGAATATTTCAGGAAGAAGCACATTCCATCTGGGTTAGTCACAGGTTAGATTGAGTAAGTCGCGTTGATGTGAACGGGGCTTCGGGAATATTTCAGGAAGAAGCACATTCCATCTGGGTTAGTCACAGGTTGGATTGAGTAAGTCGCGTTGATGTGAACGGGGCTTCGGGAATATTTCAGGAAGAAGCACATTCCATCTGGGTTAGTCACAGGCTAGAGTGAGTAAGTCGCGTTGATGTGAACGGGGCTTCGGGAATATTTCAGGAAGAAGGACATTCCATCTGGGTTAGTCACAGGCTAGATTGAGTAAGTCGCGTTGATGTGAACGGTGCTTCGGGAATATTTCAGGAGGAAGCACATTCCATCTGGGTTAGTCACAGGCAAGATTGAGTAAGTCGCGTTGATGTGAACGGGGCTTCGGGAATATTTCAGGAAGAAGCACATTCCATCTGGGTTAGTCACAGGCTAGAGTGAGTAAGTCGCGTTGATGTGAACGGGGCTTCGGGAATATTTCAGGAGGAAGCACATTCCGTCTGGGTTAGTCACAGGCAAGATTGAGTAAGTCGCGTTGATGTGAACGGGGCTTCGGGAATATTTCAGGAAGAAGCACATTTCATCTGGGTTAGTCACAGGTTAGTCGTGTTGATGTGAACGGGGCTTCGGGAATATTTCAGGAAGAAGCACATTCCGTCTGGGTTAGTCACAGGCAAGATTGAGTAACTCGCGTTGATGTGAACGGTGCTTCGGGAATATTTCAGGA is part of the Haliotis asinina isolate JCU_RB_2024 chromosome 6, JCU_Hal_asi_v2, whole genome shotgun sequence genome and harbors:
- the LOC137286138 gene encoding opsin-5-like, translated to MNVSLGNNVTYIENEWEYLKRVYKVTPLTTVGYIACAMYLFLVGVLATFGNVVVLHIFYKNKKLLKNPQNLFILNLTISDLGISLFGYPLTTTSCFAQRFLYGEIGCLIQAFTTFILALSDMKTLVGLSVYRYIYMCWPHLKHRLTVDFTKKVIAGLWLYSLFWAVMPLVGWSRYALEPFGTSCSIDWTLRTINGRTYTSALIFFCFVVNIGIIGFSYWNVVRTSRRLMRRLRTTMASISIEEAVEQRNISKEDRLVWITMAMVVSYAVLWSPYAILAVVFTTVDGLAPWMSTIPTMMCKSSCLVNPLIYCMFNQDFRNYVVGICSRRRKVGEAVKNKPIKRVIIVDRTREGVYIGNAEVEVRPDNRILF